Proteins from a single region of Nocardiopsis dassonvillei subsp. dassonvillei DSM 43111:
- a CDS encoding NADP-dependent oxidoreductase: MKAIRFHEFGGSDVLRHEDVDRPVPGPGQVLVRVAATSFNPVDDHIRAGILAEMIPMTLPYVPGIDLAGTVAELGADVTGLEVGDRVVAMLPLDSAGGAAEYALAPAGSLAPAPRTIELVDAATLPLTGLAAWQTAFELAELKPGQSVLVNGAGGAVGSLVVQLAVDAGAHVTAVDAPRHADRLRSYGADRVVGPLDLAAGPAAAGGPFQVVVNHVRLSPEELARLTDYVADGGVAASTAGPVPEDPDRKVRSASLWVRGDGVQLADLVAKVDAGRLRLHVAAHRPMGELAAVHEDAATGRLPGKTVVLVR, from the coding sequence ATGAAGGCAATCCGTTTCCACGAGTTCGGCGGCAGCGATGTCCTGCGCCACGAGGACGTCGACCGTCCGGTCCCCGGCCCCGGGCAGGTGCTGGTGCGGGTGGCGGCCACGTCGTTCAACCCGGTCGACGACCACATCCGCGCCGGCATCCTGGCCGAGATGATCCCGATGACCCTCCCGTACGTGCCGGGGATCGACCTGGCGGGCACCGTCGCCGAACTCGGCGCGGACGTGACGGGCCTGGAGGTCGGCGACCGAGTCGTGGCGATGCTGCCCCTCGACTCCGCAGGCGGGGCCGCCGAGTACGCCCTCGCCCCTGCCGGGTCCCTGGCCCCGGCGCCCCGGACGATCGAGCTGGTCGACGCCGCGACACTGCCGCTGACCGGCCTGGCGGCCTGGCAGACCGCCTTCGAACTCGCCGAGCTCAAGCCCGGCCAGAGCGTCCTGGTCAACGGGGCGGGGGGTGCGGTGGGCAGCCTGGTGGTGCAGCTCGCGGTCGACGCCGGAGCGCACGTGACCGCGGTGGACGCGCCGCGGCACGCCGACCGTCTTCGGAGCTACGGCGCGGACCGGGTCGTCGGCCCCCTCGACCTCGCCGCGGGCCCGGCCGCCGCGGGTGGTCCGTTCCAGGTCGTGGTGAACCACGTGCGCCTCTCCCCGGAGGAGCTCGCGCGGCTGACGGACTACGTCGCCGACGGCGGGGTCGCCGCCAGCACTGCCGGCCCGGTTCCCGAGGACCCCGACCGGAAGGTGCGCAGCGCGAGCCTGTGGGTCCGCGGCGACGGGGTCCAGCTGGCCGACCTCGTCGCCAAGGTGGACGCCGGGAGGCTCCGGCTCCACGTCGCCGCGCACCGCCCGATGGGCGAGCTGGCCGCCGTGCACGAGGACGCGGCCACCGGGCGGCTGCCCGGTAAGACCGTCGTGCTCGTTCGCTGA
- a CDS encoding DODA-type extradiol aromatic ring-opening family dioxygenase gives MTTTSSLGPPSPARAPAAAYDDLLARVLPQARGQRVWTPSDGPMPSLFVSHGAPFTLDDPQWLGNLFDWAQSMPKPRAIVVVSAHWEQAPVAISGAAAGVPLHYDFSGFHPRYKTLPYATPDATDLARRLTGLLGTTPVHESADRGLDHGAFIPLMAMYPAADVPVVQLSMPGLDPGTLLELGSRLRPLREEGVLVLGSGFMTHSFAVFRQPELVAATAAFDAWAVDALSRGDADALVDYRVKAPGAAVAHPTADHFVPLLCAVGAADDPGSAVSAIDRMVMGNSTRSVRLT, from the coding sequence ATGACCACCACGAGCAGCCTGGGTCCCCCCTCCCCGGCGCGCGCACCGGCCGCGGCCTACGACGACCTCCTCGCCCGGGTCCTGCCGCAGGCGCGCGGGCAGCGGGTGTGGACCCCCTCCGACGGGCCCATGCCCAGCCTCTTCGTCAGCCACGGCGCACCGTTCACCCTCGACGATCCGCAGTGGCTTGGCAACCTCTTCGACTGGGCCCAGTCGATGCCCAAACCCCGGGCCATCGTCGTCGTCTCGGCCCACTGGGAACAGGCACCGGTCGCGATATCCGGAGCCGCGGCGGGCGTCCCGCTCCACTACGACTTCAGCGGCTTCCACCCCCGCTACAAGACCCTGCCCTACGCGACCCCGGACGCCACCGACCTGGCCCGGCGGCTCACGGGCCTGCTGGGCACGACACCGGTACACGAGTCCGCCGACCGCGGCCTCGACCACGGCGCCTTCATCCCGCTCATGGCCATGTACCCCGCCGCCGACGTCCCGGTCGTGCAGCTGTCGATGCCCGGCCTGGACCCCGGCACCCTGCTCGAACTCGGATCACGCCTGCGGCCCCTGCGAGAAGAAGGCGTCCTCGTCCTCGGCTCGGGCTTCATGACGCACAGTTTCGCCGTCTTCCGCCAGCCGGAGCTCGTCGCCGCCACCGCGGCCTTCGACGCATGGGCCGTCGACGCCCTCTCCCGGGGCGACGCCGACGCCCTCGTCGACTACCGCGTCAAGGCACCCGGCGCCGCGGTCGCCCATCCGACGGCCGACCACTTCGTCCCTCTGCTGTGCGCCGTCGGCGCCGCCGACGACCCCGGCAGCGCCGTGAGCGCCATCGACCGCATGGTGATGGGCAACTCCACCCGGTCGGTGCGCCTGACCTGA
- a CDS encoding MarR family winged helix-turn-helix transcriptional regulator, protein MDTQPWLDDDQQDLWQALLTVVIALPAALDRQLQREAGISNFEYGVLARLSMADEATMRLSDLARLCDSTLPRLSKVMDRFEARDWVVRRSDPGDGRYTLATLTGAGRQKLVESAPEHVAQVKRLVFDPLSAAQRRHLGTALTRIAATVRRELEGG, encoded by the coding sequence ATGGACACTCAACCCTGGCTCGACGACGACCAGCAGGACCTGTGGCAGGCGCTGCTCACGGTCGTCATCGCCCTCCCAGCGGCCCTCGACCGCCAACTGCAGCGGGAGGCGGGCATCTCCAACTTCGAGTACGGGGTTCTGGCCCGGCTGTCCATGGCCGACGAGGCCACCATGCGGCTCAGCGACCTGGCCCGGCTCTGCGACAGCACCCTGCCCCGCCTGTCGAAGGTGATGGACCGGTTCGAGGCACGTGACTGGGTCGTGCGCCGGTCCGACCCCGGCGACGGCCGGTACACCCTCGCCACCCTGACCGGCGCCGGTCGGCAGAAGCTGGTCGAAAGCGCACCGGAACACGTCGCGCAGGTGAAGCGGCTCGTGTTCGATCCGCTCAGCGCCGCCCAGCGCCGCCACCTCGGGACCGCGCTCACCCGCATCGCCGCCACCGTGCGCCGGGAGCTCGAAGGAGGCTGA
- the fdhA gene encoding formaldehyde dehydrogenase, glutathione-independent codes for MTGNRGVVYRGAGRVEVEDVDYPEFVIKDGPGVNPANVGRKVPHGAILKVVATNICGSDQHMVRGRTTAPEGLVLGHEITGEVVETGPGVEFVKVGDLVSVPFNISCGRCRNCKARRTEICLNVNPDRPGSAYGYVDMGGWVGGQARYALVPYADWNLLVFPDRDQALEKILDLTMLSDIFPTGYHGCVTAGVGVGSSVYVAGAGPVGLAAAASARLLGAAVVIVADMKEERLAQARSFGCETVNVAEGDLAGQIERILGVPEVDCAVDAVGFEAHGTGEGASKEAPASVLNTAMDVTRAGGSIGIPGLYVTGDPGASDEAAKEGSLSVRIGLGWSKSHAFFTGQCPVMKYHRELMEAILHDRVRIAEAVNAVAIPLEEAPEGYRAFDEGAASKYVLDPNNYLGTR; via the coding sequence ATGACCGGCAACAGGGGTGTGGTGTACAGGGGAGCGGGCCGGGTCGAGGTCGAGGACGTCGACTACCCCGAGTTCGTCATCAAGGACGGCCCCGGGGTCAACCCGGCGAACGTCGGACGCAAGGTGCCGCACGGGGCGATCCTGAAGGTCGTCGCCACCAACATCTGCGGAAGCGACCAGCACATGGTGCGGGGGCGCACCACCGCGCCGGAAGGGCTGGTCCTGGGCCACGAGATCACCGGCGAGGTGGTCGAGACCGGACCCGGCGTGGAGTTCGTCAAGGTCGGCGACCTCGTCTCGGTCCCGTTCAACATCTCCTGCGGGCGCTGCCGCAACTGCAAGGCGCGGCGCACGGAGATCTGCCTGAACGTGAACCCGGACCGGCCGGGCTCGGCCTACGGCTACGTCGACATGGGCGGCTGGGTCGGCGGGCAGGCCAGGTACGCGCTCGTGCCCTACGCGGACTGGAACCTCCTCGTGTTCCCCGACCGCGACCAGGCGTTGGAGAAGATCCTGGACCTGACGATGCTCTCGGACATCTTCCCGACCGGCTACCACGGCTGCGTCACCGCGGGCGTGGGCGTGGGGTCGAGCGTCTACGTCGCGGGGGCCGGGCCCGTCGGGCTGGCCGCCGCCGCGTCGGCCCGACTGCTCGGCGCGGCGGTGGTGATCGTCGCGGACATGAAGGAGGAGCGGCTGGCGCAGGCCCGCAGCTTCGGGTGCGAGACGGTGAACGTGGCCGAGGGTGACCTGGCCGGGCAGATCGAGCGGATCCTGGGCGTCCCCGAGGTGGACTGCGCGGTGGACGCGGTCGGCTTCGAGGCGCACGGGACGGGAGAGGGAGCCTCGAAGGAGGCGCCCGCCAGCGTGCTCAACACCGCGATGGACGTGACCAGGGCCGGGGGGTCCATCGGGATTCCGGGCCTGTACGTGACCGGCGACCCAGGCGCGTCCGACGAGGCCGCCAAGGAGGGTTCCCTGTCGGTCCGGATCGGGCTGGGCTGGTCGAAGTCGCACGCCTTCTTCACCGGCCAGTGCCCGGTCATGAAGTACCACCGGGAGCTGATGGAGGCGATCCTCCACGACCGGGTGCGGATCGCCGAGGCCGTCAACGCCGTGGCGATCCCGCTGGAGGAGGCGCCCGAGGGGTACCGGGCCTTCGACGAGGGTGCGGCCAGCAAGTACGTGCTCGACCCGAACAACTACCTCGGCACGCGCTGA
- a CDS encoding MFS transporter, translated as MGTAVGRRRLALCVLFLLPGLGISSWVTRTPAIRDALGASTAEMGFVLFGLSIGSMIGVLGSGAVVARLGARPVIVAGTAAMLGSLPVIGLGAGLSSALVVAFGLFLFGLGMGAGEIAMNIEGADVERVMAEPLLPRMHGFFSLGTVIGALVGMALTAVGFPVAWHLAAMGVLTLAVAATLFGSLPPGTGRALPRASGQGSAGGGRALWKDARLVLIGLIVLAMALAEGTANDWLPLIMVDGHGFDPALGSMVYAVFAASMTVGRFAGGYFLARFGRARVLGASALAGVAGMGLVAGADSPALAAAAVVLWGLGASLGFPVALSAAGDSGPDSAARVSLVATLGYVAFLVGPPVLGLLGEAYGLRTALVVPLLLVAFAGFLSPAARPRRAAGARAEEDSAGTGRGGTEAEGSGAGTDRGGAEAGQGGAEAGRA; from the coding sequence ATGGGAACCGCCGTGGGCCGTCGGCGCCTCGCGCTGTGCGTCCTGTTCCTCCTGCCCGGGCTGGGGATCTCGTCCTGGGTCACCCGTACGCCCGCCATCCGCGACGCGCTGGGCGCCTCCACCGCCGAGATGGGGTTCGTCCTGTTCGGCCTCTCGATCGGTTCCATGATCGGCGTCCTCGGGTCGGGGGCGGTCGTCGCCCGCCTGGGCGCACGGCCGGTCATCGTGGCCGGGACCGCCGCGATGCTGGGGAGCCTGCCCGTCATCGGTCTTGGCGCGGGCCTCTCGTCCGCCCTCGTCGTCGCGTTCGGCCTGTTCCTCTTCGGGCTGGGCATGGGCGCTGGGGAGATCGCGATGAACATCGAGGGAGCCGACGTCGAGCGGGTCATGGCCGAGCCGCTGCTGCCGCGCATGCACGGCTTCTTCAGCCTGGGGACCGTGATCGGCGCCCTCGTCGGCATGGCGCTCACCGCAGTCGGGTTCCCCGTGGCGTGGCACCTGGCGGCGATGGGCGTCCTGACCCTGGCGGTGGCGGCGACGCTCTTCGGCTCCCTGCCCCCCGGCACCGGCAGGGCGCTCCCGCGCGCCTCCGGCCAGGGGAGCGCGGGCGGCGGACGCGCGCTGTGGAAGGACGCGCGCCTGGTGCTGATCGGCCTCATCGTGCTCGCGATGGCCCTGGCCGAGGGCACCGCCAACGACTGGCTCCCGCTGATCATGGTCGACGGCCACGGCTTCGACCCGGCCCTGGGGTCGATGGTCTACGCCGTCTTCGCCGCGTCGATGACGGTCGGGCGCTTCGCCGGGGGCTACTTCCTGGCGCGCTTCGGCAGGGCCCGCGTGCTCGGGGCGAGCGCGCTGGCCGGGGTGGCGGGCATGGGGCTGGTGGCCGGTGCGGACAGCCCGGCCCTGGCGGCGGCGGCCGTGGTCCTGTGGGGACTGGGCGCCTCGCTGGGCTTCCCCGTGGCACTGTCGGCGGCCGGGGACTCCGGGCCCGACTCCGCGGCCCGGGTCTCCCTGGTGGCGACGCTCGGCTACGTCGCGTTCCTGGTCGGGCCGCCCGTGCTCGGCCTGCTGGGGGAGGCGTACGGGTTGCGTACGGCCCTGGTCGTGCCCCTGCTCCTCGTGGCGTTCGCCGGGTTCCTCAGCCCGGCGGCCCGTCCGCGCCGGGCGGCGGGCGCGCGGGCCGAAGAGGACAGTGCTGGAACCGGAAGGGGCGGTACGGAAGCCGAGGGGAGTGGTGCGGGGACCGATCGGGGCGGCGCGGAGGCCGGGCAGGGTGGTGCGGAGGCAGGACGGGCCTGA
- a CDS encoding TetR/AcrR family transcriptional regulator produces the protein MAGTRRVANDPRRKERILAAALEVIAERGVHRTTHRAIAERASVPLGSLTYHFDGLSAILEQAFTHLAGTMSEYYAHRLAAARDRAEACEAVADLICGPEYATPHQFALLFEMYSYANHDEAVRRAARAWMDVSRASLSAHFPPEACRALDALVEGWSLHRHFERDEGGPDRAVVLAAVTAVADRLG, from the coding sequence ATGGCCGGAACCAGGCGGGTGGCCAACGACCCGCGACGCAAGGAGCGCATCCTCGCCGCGGCGCTGGAGGTGATCGCCGAGCGCGGTGTGCACAGGACCACGCACCGGGCGATCGCCGAGCGCGCCTCGGTGCCCCTGGGCTCGCTCACCTACCACTTCGACGGCCTGTCCGCGATCCTGGAGCAGGCGTTCACGCACCTGGCGGGGACCATGTCGGAGTACTACGCACACCGGCTCGCGGCGGCGCGCGACCGCGCCGAGGCGTGCGAGGCCGTGGCCGACCTCATCTGCGGACCCGAGTACGCCACGCCCCACCAGTTCGCGCTGCTCTTCGAGATGTACTCCTACGCCAACCACGACGAGGCGGTCCGCAGGGCCGCGCGCGCGTGGATGGACGTCAGCCGCGCCTCCCTGTCCGCGCACTTTCCCCCCGAGGCGTGCCGCGCGCTGGACGCCCTGGTCGAGGGGTGGTCGCTGCACCGCCACTTCGAGCGTGACGAGGGCGGCCCGGACCGCGCGGTGGTCCTGGCGGCGGTGACCGCCGTCGCCGACCGGCTCGGCTGA
- a CDS encoding DUF3887 domain-containing protein, with protein sequence MQASLTEALRVLKARTEAFLASRVLTRDDDWTDSIRRAVSMQTAADDVVRAVVQQARQNGATWQVVGDALGVSRQAAFQRYGKPIDPRTGEPMNTTPLPGVAELAASVIEDLASGRWSRVTERFDPTMRDGLSEDALAAAWAQIVGLAGAFEGHGEPEVTRAGDVTITNTPLSLEAGDYTARIAFRDDRTIAGLHILEGRTP encoded by the coding sequence ATGCAAGCTAGCTTGACAGAGGCGTTGCGGGTGTTGAAAGCGCGCACGGAGGCGTTCCTCGCGTCGCGTGTCCTGACGAGGGACGACGACTGGACCGACTCGATCAGGCGCGCCGTGAGCATGCAGACGGCCGCCGATGACGTCGTGCGTGCCGTCGTACAGCAGGCCCGGCAGAACGGTGCCACGTGGCAGGTCGTCGGTGACGCGCTCGGCGTGAGCCGACAGGCAGCGTTCCAGCGCTACGGCAAACCGATCGATCCAAGGACAGGAGAACCGATGAACACCACGCCGCTACCCGGCGTCGCCGAACTGGCCGCCTCGGTGATCGAGGACCTCGCGTCCGGGCGATGGTCGCGTGTCACCGAGCGGTTCGATCCGACCATGCGCGATGGCCTGTCAGAGGACGCGCTCGCCGCCGCGTGGGCGCAGATCGTCGGCCTGGCGGGAGCTTTCGAGGGGCATGGGGAGCCGGAGGTCACCCGGGCCGGCGACGTGACGATAACGAACACGCCGCTCTCGTTGGAGGCGGGCGACTACACGGCACGGATCGCGTTCCGCGACGACCGGACCATCGCCGGTCTGCACATCCTCGAAGGGCGGACGCCGTGA
- a CDS encoding CPBP family intramembrane glutamic endopeptidase produces the protein MSGRDLRSIGVFTALAFALAWLFALPLWFGDGLAEPWFPLVATATMTTPAIAALVVVFFVERPRRKAWTLGLWPLTPVRGLLGYAALGIVVPIALVLAALPVGALLGVYPADFAHFSAFRQVLDEQAGTAGIPIPVGALIAIQLAALPMAAFINLIPALGEELGWRGWLLPKLMPLGTLPALLVMGVVWGLWHAPLILLGYNYPDAPGWVGVAAMVAMCVLVGAVFGWLRLRSGSVWPAALAHAAFNGAGGTYLLFAEAGEHVDTTQATILGWSGWIVPLVLVAVLIATGQFSSAKHPSAPPPR, from the coding sequence ATGAGCGGCCGCGACCTGCGGTCCATCGGGGTGTTCACCGCCCTGGCGTTCGCACTCGCCTGGCTCTTCGCGCTCCCGCTCTGGTTCGGTGACGGGCTCGCCGAACCCTGGTTCCCGCTCGTGGCCACCGCCACGATGACGACCCCCGCGATCGCCGCCCTCGTCGTCGTGTTCTTCGTGGAGCGGCCCCGGCGGAAGGCGTGGACGCTCGGGCTGTGGCCGTTGACGCCGGTCCGCGGACTGCTCGGCTACGCCGCGCTGGGGATCGTCGTGCCCATCGCTCTCGTCCTGGCGGCGCTCCCTGTCGGCGCGCTGCTCGGGGTCTATCCGGCCGACTTCGCGCACTTCTCGGCGTTCCGGCAGGTCCTCGACGAGCAGGCCGGAACGGCCGGAATCCCGATACCGGTCGGCGCGCTCATCGCCATCCAGCTCGCCGCACTCCCCATGGCCGCGTTCATCAACCTCATCCCGGCGCTCGGGGAGGAACTCGGATGGCGCGGATGGCTGCTCCCGAAACTGATGCCGCTCGGTACGCTCCCCGCCCTCCTGGTCATGGGAGTCGTCTGGGGCCTCTGGCACGCTCCGCTCATCCTCCTGGGATACAACTACCCGGACGCGCCGGGCTGGGTCGGCGTGGCCGCGATGGTCGCCATGTGCGTCCTGGTCGGCGCGGTCTTCGGCTGGCTGCGGCTGCGATCGGGATCGGTGTGGCCCGCGGCCCTCGCCCACGCCGCGTTCAACGGGGCGGGCGGGACCTACCTCCTCTTCGCCGAGGCGGGCGAGCACGTCGACACCACGCAGGCCACGATCCTGGGCTGGAGCGGGTGGATCGTGCCGCTCGTACTCGTCGCGGTCCTGATCGCCACGGGACAGTTCTCCTCCGCGAAGCACCCGTCCGCCCCGCCGCCGAGGTAG